The segment TTTTCACCATTATCAAAAAAAATCTTTGGCTTAGGAGCAGCACGTTTTTGAACCTTTTCCAGAATTAAATTAATGTCTTTTTCGCTCAAAGGCGTAGGCTTTTTAGCCTCACCTATAAATCTACCTACTTTAGGAAGAGATTGTATCTTATGCCAAAGAGCAGTATCTAAATCAAGATACGCAAAAGCATATCCAGGATAAAGACTTCTCTCATTTATTTTTTTCTTACCATTTTTTATTTCTATTACGTCTTCAGTAGGAACTATAATTTCTTTTAGTTGTTCTTCAATGTGATTATCTCTAACCAAATTTTCAATAGCTCTTTTTACGCTCATTTCGCTACCGGCATAAGTTTGAATTGCATACCATTTATGTGCCATACATTCAACCTTAAATAAGCTTTGAAACAGAAAAAGACATAATGACGTCAACAAGAGCTAAAAAAAGTGAGACAATAGCTACTACAGCAAAAACCGTTATAAAAGCATTCCTGATTTGCTCTTTGAGTGGAAAAATTACCTTTTCAATCTCCGCACAAGAAAGCTTAATATAGCTTATTATTTTTTCCATTTTTAACCTTTTGATGGCAGGGCAAGAGGGATTCGAACCCCCAACCATTGGATTTGGAATCCAGCGCTCTACCGTTGGAGCTATTGCCCTAAAAGCCTTAGCTCTTTAATTTTACTTCTTTATGAATGGTATGTTTTTTTAGTCTTGGACAATATTTTTTTAGTTCCAATTTTTCAGTTGTTGTTTTACTGTTTTTTACCGTAGTATAATTTATATCACCTGATTCAGAACATTTAAGACCAACTTTTATTCTGTTACCTTTTGCCATAAATTCCCTTCAAAAAAGCGGAGAAAAACTCCGCCAAAATATAAAATTAAATTATGCTAGAATCTTAGAAACAACGCCTGAGCCGACTGTTCTACCGCCTTCACGAATCGCGAAGCGAGTTCCCTCTTCAAGAGCAACTGGCGCAATAAGCTCAACAGTTATCTTTAGGTTGTCACCAGGCATAACCATTTCTGTTCCTTCTGGAAGAGTGATAGAACCTGTAACGTCAGTCGTTCTTACATAGAACTGCGGTCTATAGTTGTTAAAGAATGGGGTATGACGTCCGCCTTCTTCTTTTGTTAAAATATAAACTTCGCCCTCAAATTTAGTGTGAGGAGTAATTGATTTAGGTTTGCAAAGAACCATACCGCGCTCAACATCTTCTTTTTTTGTACCTCTTAGAAGAACGCCTACGTTGTCGCCTGCTTCACCTTGATCCATCTCTTTTCTAAACATCTCGACGCCGGTAACTGTAGTAGTTTGAGTTGGTCTAATACCTACGATTTCGATGGTATCGCCTACTTTTACCACACCTTTTTCAATTCTACCGGTAACAACCGTACCGCGACCGGAAATAGAGAAAACGTCCTCGATAGGCATCAAGAAATCTTTATCTGTTGCGCGTACTGGAGTTGGAATATACTCATCAACTCTAGCCATAAGCTCAAGAACCTTTGCAGACCATTCGCCGTCTGTTCCAGCTTTAGCCTCATTAAGAGCTTGTAGAGCCGAGCCTGCTACGATTGGGGTATCGTCACCAGGGAAGTCGTACTCATTTAGAAGCTCACGAATTTCCATCTCAACCAGCTCAAGAAGCTCCGTATCGTCAACCATATCAGCCTTATTCATAAATACGACGATATAAGGAACGCCTACTTGTCGAGATAGTAGAATGTGCTCTCTGGTTTGAGGCATCGGACCGTCAGCAGCAGATACGACTAGAATCGCACCGTCCATTTGTGCTGCACCTGTAATCATATTTTTAACATAGTCGGCGTGACCAGGGCAGTCAACATGCGCATAGTGGCGATTTTCAGTTTCATACTCGATATGAGAAGTAGCAATGGTAATGCCGCGCTCTTTTTCTTCAGGAGCGTTATCGATATTATCATAGTCTTTTAGCTCTGCAAGACCTTTTCTTGAAAGAACAGCGGAAATCGCAGCTGTCAATGTTGTTTTACCATGGTCAACGTGACCGATAGTACCAATGTTTACGTGTGGCTTGTTACGTGAAAATTTTTCTTTTGCCATCTCTTCCTCCGTAATGATTTGTTTTTAAC is part of the uncultured Campylobacter sp. genome and harbors:
- the nusG gene encoding transcription termination/antitermination protein NusG, with amino-acid sequence MAHKWYAIQTYAGSEMSVKRAIENLVRDNHIEEQLKEIIVPTEDVIEIKNGKKKINERSLYPGYAFAYLDLDTALWHKIQSLPKVGRFIGEAKKPTPLSEKDINLILEKVQKRAAPKPKIFFDNGENVRITEGPFANFTGIVEEYDMIHGKLKLNVSIFGRSTPVEILYSQVEKIV
- the secE gene encoding preprotein translocase subunit SecE, with the protein product MEKIISYIKLSCAEIEKVIFPLKEQIRNAFITVFAVVAIVSLFLALVDVIMSFSVSKLI
- the rpmG gene encoding 50S ribosomal protein L33 — encoded protein: MAKGNRIKVGLKCSESGDINYTTVKNSKTTTEKLELKKYCPRLKKHTIHKEVKLKS
- the tuf gene encoding elongation factor Tu, which codes for MAKEKFSRNKPHVNIGTIGHVDHGKTTLTAAISAVLSRKGLAELKDYDNIDNAPEEKERGITIATSHIEYETENRHYAHVDCPGHADYVKNMITGAAQMDGAILVVSAADGPMPQTREHILLSRQVGVPYIVVFMNKADMVDDTELLELVEMEIRELLNEYDFPGDDTPIVAGSALQALNEAKAGTDGEWSAKVLELMARVDEYIPTPVRATDKDFLMPIEDVFSISGRGTVVTGRIEKGVVKVGDTIEIVGIRPTQTTTVTGVEMFRKEMDQGEAGDNVGVLLRGTKKEDVERGMVLCKPKSITPHTKFEGEVYILTKEEGGRHTPFFNNYRPQFYVRTTDVTGSITLPEGTEMVMPGDNLKITVELIAPVALEEGTRFAIREGGRTVGSGVVSKILA